The sequence GCACGGTCAGTTACTTTGGTATACCTACTTTTACGACTGGCATTTACCGAACTTGGTTTAATCTCGGAGATTTATCTGCTGCTGCGCGCCTCTCGAGCCTCCTTGTTATCTTTGTCTTTACTATTTTACTTGTTGAACAATTACAACGTCGCCACATCCATCAATCGATCAATAATAGCCGAGGTCCAAACACATCTAAAAAAAGACTCAGAGGTCTGAGCGCTTTAGTCATTCCTCTGGTATGCCTATTGCCATTCTTTCTGGGTTTTTTCGTTCCAGCGTTACAATTGCTATCTTGGGCTGTAGCACGTTTATCAGTCTTTGCAGAACCTGATTTTTATCTGATGGCATGCCGCAGCTTTGGGTTGGCACTCTCCGTGGCTTTTATCATAACCGCCATCGCCTTTATTCTACGTTACACTTCCCGCATCCTACAAAAGCAAGCACCTGTTATTCAAACAACAAACCGCTTGAGCACCCTAGGCTATGCAATTCCTGGCTCTGTCATTTCAGTAAGTATTCTAATTCCATTAGCCTTTTTAGATCACCGAATGAATGACCTTACTAAAGCAATAGGAGGTTGGTCCGTAGGGCTTGTTTTCAGTGGAAGCTTGCTTGCTCTTGGGTATGGATACGTCGTTCGTTTTCTTGCTGTAGGCTACAATGCCATTGATGCAGGTTTCTCAAATATAGCTAATCAATTATGCCAAACTTCATTTAGCCTGGGTCATGGACCGCTGAGAACACTCTTTAAGATTCACCTTCCTCTTGCTCGCGGAAGCATTCTTGCTGCTGTGATTCTTGTCATGGTTGACATCCTTAAGGAGCTGCCAGCGACATTAATCTTACGGCCTTTTAATTTTGATACACTGGCCACTCGAACTTATGAGCTCGCTATTGAAGAACAGCTGCCGGAGGCCTCAATCTACGCCTTAACGATTGTTCTTCTCGGACTTGCGCCTATCTTTCTCTTAACTAAAATGATGAATACGGTCTCTAATTCCGAGGGTCATCAATAAATGATTAACGCTAAAAATCACAAGAAGCTCAGGAAGCTTCGCATCAAAGAGATTTGTAAGTTCACTTTACATAACGTTTCCTTGGAAGTGCGAGAAAGGGAGATAGTTACGCTGCTTGGAGCAAGTGGCTCTGGTAAATCTACCTTATTGCGCATCATTGCCGGAGTAACGGAGCCCGACCGCGGATCTGTTTTTATCGATGAGGAATCTGTTGTTGATGAAAACATTTTTGTTTTGCCTGAGAAACGCCAAGTTGGACTTGTCTTTCAAGACTACTGTCTTTTTCCGCATATGACAGTTGAGGAAAATATCTGCTTTGGTCTCAACAATAAGATGAATAAAGATACTGGAGATCGTAAAGAGATTTTAGAAGAGCTTTTAATTCGCTTTGACATGATCAATTTGGGCAAACGCTACCCGCATCAGATATCGGGAGGACAACAACAACGCGTTGCGATTGCTCGGGCCTTAGCTTGTCGACC comes from Verrucomicrobiota bacterium and encodes:
- a CDS encoding iron ABC transporter permease, whose translation is MSFSWTRAPWAILCVLTAVIVSSPLLTIIYYWLLPSTQIWEHLVSTVLKSYVVNSLLLAAGVFLLSSIIGTSLAWVTSRYNFRGTRTIEWLSVLPLAFPTYIIGFTYAELLNYLGPIQTVFRELFGIQSKSDYWFPDIMTLPGAIILMSFVLYPYVYLIVKPVFENQSLQLEQTAKTLGCSKLKLFYKISLPQARPAIIAGASLALMEALNDFGTVSYFGIPTFTTGIYRTWFNLGDLSAAARLSSLLVIFVFTILLVEQLQRRHIHQSINNSRGPNTSKKRLRGLSALVIPLVCLLPFFLGFFVPALQLLSWAVARLSVFAEPDFYLMACRSFGLALSVAFIITAIAFILRYTSRILQKQAPVIQTTNRLSTLGYAIPGSVISVSILIPLAFLDHRMNDLTKAIGGWSVGLVFSGSLLALGYGYVVRFLAVGYNAIDAGFSNIANQLCQTSFSLGHGPLRTLFKIHLPLARGSILAAVILVMVDILKELPATLILRPFNFDTLATRTYELAIEEQLPEASIYALTIVLLGLAPIFLLTKMMNTVSNSEGHQ